DNA sequence from the Candidatus Cloacimonadota bacterium genome:
GACTATGGTAGCTCGATCAATAGCATGGGTCCCGCAACAGGCGGCGAAATGGTTTATTGTTCATTTAAAATTGACTTTGATGGCTTGGTCTTATCAACAGATCCACAGCCACAACCTGAAGTAAATATGACTCTTTACAATATTCCCAATCCTTTCTTCTCACACACTCAAATCCAGTTCTCAGCTTCAGCCGGTGTTGAAAATGCAAAAGTAACCATTTATAACGTGAGGGGTCAGCTCGTAAAAACATTGGATACAGTTACAGATACTCATACTGAAGGACACGCTACGTGGGATGGAAAAGATAATTCAGGTAAGAGCGTTTCAAATGGCATCTATTTCTATAAAGTCAAAACGGATAATATTGAAAGAACACAAAAACTTATTCTGATGAGATAAGATAAAACTAATAAAGCAAACACTCGTAGAGCAGGATACAACATCCTGCTCATTTTTATATAAAACCTCTGATTGTCCGAACTTGTTAGGACATCCGAGTGTTTTAATTGGGGAACTCACCAATTTCAACACTCCGAAGATTCCGATAAATCGGAAACATTCGAAGGTTGGCAAAGCACTGTAAATAAAGCTTTTATCCCATCAAAATGGAGGAAATTTCATTGTGTATTTATAACCAGAAAAATTTGACAATTTTTTGGGGTATTTTGAAATGAACTTAAATAAAAGCAGGAGGAGCAGATGAAAAAAATAGCTGTTCTTATCTTATTTGTTATGCTCACCTCAACAGCTTTTGCAGCATACCAGGTCGGTGATGTTGTGTCAAATTTCAGCTGGACTGATAACACAGGCACGTCCCACAATATTTATGACCTTATCGATGCTCAGAAAGCAATAGTGTTCTTTTGGGGAGGTACTGGTTGAGGTGGCTGTATTTCGGCGGCGCCGCAATTAGAAACTATTTGGCAAAACTACCAGGGAACCGGTCATTGCTACATTCTATCCGAGACAAACTGGACTTCCTATGGAGCAACATATTTTTATTCGTATGATATCGATCCTTATTATGGTCAATATGGTAACGGATACATTCCATTCTTTGCTGTTATTGGTGGAGAATATAAGTTATATTATGGAGATAATGCTATTAGTAATGTGAGTTCAGCACTCTACGATGCAATACAATCTTTGGGTTTGTATGCCAACTTTGATGCCAATCTCTATCAAGGACCACCTGAACTGACCGTTCAATTCACCAGTAACTCATCTGGAAATCCGGACGCATGGGATTGGGATCTTGATGGAGACGGAACCATAGATAGCCATGATGAAAATCCTTTCTGGACTTATACTGCAGTTGGATCATATGACGTCTCATTAACGGTCTATGAAGGGACAGAAAGCGATGAACTCACTCAGGAAGATTTTATCACAGTACTCAGTCCATCAAATGTATCCGGAGAACTAGCCGGAACATGGTCACCAACGTATGGAACATATACTGTCACCGGGAATGTTACCATTCCGACAGGAACCGTTCTTTCTGTTGAACCAAATACGAATATTGTTGTGAATAACGGCAGTAATATAAAAGTAAAAGGTAGGATTGAAGCAGTTGGATCTGAACGTGGTTTTGTTAATTTCTCAACCGACGATACCTGGCAAGGAATCCTTATCCAGGACAGCCAGGAAGCGAATATCATCGATCATTGCTATTTTACCGGTGCTACATCCAGTGCTGTTGATATTGATAACTCAGTTGTAGATGTTCTGAACAGTATTTTCTATGAGAATACAAATACATCGCAGAAAGGTCCGGCGATCAATGTTGTTGATGCTACAGATGTGCTTATCGAAGGTAATATGATAGCAAATAACTCCAGCTCAGTACTATCCGGTGGAATAGCTCTCGATAACGCACCTGTTGAAATATCGCATAATATCATTGTGAATAATGAAGCGATGTTTGCCGGCGCGATCGGGCTGAAGAATGGCTCGGATGTATCACTTATCAATAACACAATTGCCAATAATTCTGGAAGCTATGCATGTATCTATATACTATCTTCTTATCCTGATGTTCTTAATACTATCATCATTCATGATGGTTTGATTTTCACGACCTTCAGCGGTAATCCTTTTGTAAATTATTCATGTATTTCCGGCGGTTATTCAGGTACAGGTAATATCAGTGATGATCCTCAATTCGTAAATTCAACAGCTGGAGATGGTATTGCCTATGATGGTCTTGCAGCAGATTGGAGTTTGCAGGAAACCTCACCATGTATTGATACTGGCGATCCGACATCACCTCCCGATCCTGATGGAACCAGAGCTGATATGGGTGCCTTGTATTATTATCATGAAGTTTCTATCGATGATCCGCATGAAAATTTGATCTATATTACTCAGAACAATCCGAATCCATTTAAAGGTTCAACCACAATTTCATACTCATTACCAAAACAAACTGAAAATGCCGTAATCACAATCTATAATGTTAAAGGTGATGTGGTGAAACAATATAATGTTGATGATAGTGAAGGTTCGGTCCAGTGGAGTGGTCTCGATCAGCATGATAAAGCTGTAGCAAGCGGAGTTTACTTCTATCGAATTCAAGGAGAAACTATTTCTCAAACGAGATCAATGATCTTTATGAGATAACGTCACTTCTAAAACATAATTTCTTTCGGTTGAGAGGAAGGAACTGGTGTTCCAGCTGGTCTTCAAAACCAGTAGTGCGCGGATAACACCGTCCATGGCAGGTTCGATTCCTGCCCTCTCGGCCATTTTTTTTATAAAGGATAGACTATGGACGAAAAGAACGAATTCAGAAAAATCCCGGGGGTGGATACCTTATTGAAACAAGCAAATATACAATATTTAATACATGAATTTGGAGAAAAACTAACCGTCTTTTCAATCCGTAGTGTTCTTGATAATATACGTGAGAATGTTCTTAAAGGTAAAAATGTACCATCTAATAAACACATACATAAGATGATTATGGATGGCATTCGTTATATAGGTTCAGCATCATTAAAACCGATGATCAATGCGACAGGTGTAGCACTTCACACTAACCTGGGACGTGCACCGCTTGGAGATGTGCTGACAGCAGAAGTTGCACGGATCATTAAAGGATATTCCAACCTTGAATTTGATTGCGATAAAGGAAAACGTGGTCATAGAGAAGTACATATTAGGGATATTGTAACATTTATAACCGGTGCTGAAGATGCAATTGTTGTGAACAACAATGCTGCTGGTGTTTTTCTTTCTTTGAAAACATTTTCCAACAGAAAAGAAGCGGTTATTTCACGTGGGGAGCTTATAGAGATTGGTGGTTCATTCCGTATTCCCGACATTATGAAACAAAGTGGTGCAAAGATGATCGAGGTTGGAACCACGAACAGAACTCATATTTCTGACTATGAAGATGCAATAATAGAGAAAACAGCGGTACTTTTCAAAGCACATAAATCAAATTATTATATTGAAGGATTCTCTGATGAAGTTGAGATCGAAGCACTTGCTCAGCTAGCACATGCAAATGGTGTAATGTGTATCTATGATATGGGTTCGGGATTACTGAAAAAACCAAAAGGACTTCCGCTTGAAACAGAGCCGGATGTTCATGCAGCACTTCAGTCCGGTGCTGATCTTGTAATGTTCAGCTGTGATAAATTGCTTGGTGGTCCTCAAGCAGGAATTATTGCAGGTAAGAAAGAGTATATTCATAAGCTAAGGAAATCTCCTTTGATGAGAGTTCTGCGTGTTGGTAAAATAACGCTTGCAGCATTATCTACGGTACTTCGATGTTATCTTCGTGATGAAGACCTTCTTGAGCATGTTCCGGTATTCAGGATGCTTCATCAAACTAAAGAGGAAATCGAAAAGAAAGCGCAAATTTTCTCAAGATTACTTATAAAAAATAACATTCCGAATAAATTCATTGAGAATACTGCACGATGTGGTGGAGGAACGCTTCCTCAACTAAAAATTTCGAGTTATGCTGTTCAACTTGACCTTTCATCATCGAAACTGAGTGCTGAAAACGTCCAGCGTAAGCTCCTTCAATTAGATGAACCAATCCTTAGTATTCTTCGCGAAGGCAATCTACTTTTTGATGTGTTCACCTTAACAGAGGAGCAATTTGAAATCATCGCAAAAAATCTAATAGAGATCATGATATAGAATTATGAAGCACTTAATAATGGGTACTGCCGGTCATGTTGACCATGGTAAAACAGCGCTTATCAAAGCATTAACCAATTTTGACTGCGACACACATAAAGACGAGAAAAATAGAGGTATTACGATCCACCTTGGTTTTACCCATCTCGATCTGTCAAATGGAAACAGTATCGGTATAATCGATGTGCCCGGGCATAAGGATTTCATAAATACGATGATATCCGGTGCAAGCACGATCGATTTTGTGCTCTTTACTATTGCAGCAGACAGCAGCATCATGCCGCAGACAAAAGAGCATCTCCATATTATGGAACTTCTCGGTATTAAAGATGGGATCATTGCGTTAACAAAAAGCGATACAGTGGATGAGGAGATATTAGAACTTGTCGAACTTGAGATCAGCGAGTTCGTTTCAGGCACGTTCCTTGAAAATGCACCGATCATTAGAACATCAGTAAAAGATAATACAGGAATAAAGGAGTTGCTTCAGGTAATATCAAATCTTATAGATCATATCGAATCCCGATCATCAGGATTGTTCTTCAGGATGTATATTGATAGGATCTTCACCGTTGCAGGATTCGGCACTGTCATAAACGGATCGGTTCTGCAAGGAAGAGCAACAAAGAATACCTCATTATACCTGTTACCTGGCGGAAAAGAACTGCGTATCCGAAAGATGGAGCATCATGGAAAAGAGGTAGATGAAGTGGTTTCAGGTCAAAGAGCTTCTTTAAATATTGTCGGACTCGATATCAAGGATTTCCAAAAAGGAATGCTCATCTCTGAAAGGATGATCAAACCTACGAAAATGATCGACGCAACAGTTACGCTCTTTGAACACGACAGATCGCTCGAGACATGGAATACTGTACTCTTCCTGATGGGGACATTTGAAGACCAGGTGAGAGTACATCTCATGGACAAAGATATCCTCAAAGAAGGTGAAACAGGGCTTGTGCAGATACATTTTGAAAAAGAATGCTTTCCGATTTATGGTGATGCATTCATTATAAGAAGTACTTCAGGCGATATGACACTCGGCGGCGGGAAAGTATTAGATGCATATCCGCTTCATCATAAACGGAGAACGCAGAAAGTAGTGCAGCATCTTAGCACCATAGCTTATGGAGGATTGCCGGCTTTCGTTGCAGCCGAAGTCAGAAAAAGATCATTTCCGGTTTCGATACTTTTGCTTGCAGAGATAACAAATATGCCATCAGATGAAATCGAAAAGATCGCCCAATATTCGCTTCCTGAAGACATTGCTATAAAACAAATCGGGAAAGAAATCCTGTTGGTTCATAATGAAAAGGAAAAGGAACTTACACAAAGAATAACAAGCATTCTTTCAAAGTTTCATAAGGAAAATCCTTTTATAAAACGGGGTAAAACATTCGAGGAACTTACAAGTCTGTTACGATTCCAGAAGCAAGATGAATCATATCTGAACAATCTGATCATCCAATTGATCGATGCTGATATACTTAAAAAATTCGAGGGAACATTTACTCTTGCCCAATCGAATGTTAATATTGCAGAAGAGGATACGGATAAAATTAACCTTATCGAGCAATTCATCCTACAATCAGGAATGAAAGTTCCTTTGATGAGTGAAATTAATGAGTATGCAGGTAAAAAAGCCATCAGTTCTAAGAGGTTGCAGGACATTCTTAACTATCTTGTAGAGAATAAGAAGATCGTGATTATTGAAGGATCGTTCATTCATGCGGATATTATACATCAAGCGCAACATGCACTTATTGATCATTTTAAGGAAAAAGATCAACTTATCCTTGCAGATTTCCGTGACCGATTGGATGCAAACAGAAAGATATGCCTTTTGCTCCTTTCTTATTTTGATGATTTCGGTTTGACAATACGTAAAGGTGACTTTCGTGTCTTGACCGAGAAGGGAAAAACAGTATTAAAGTGATCTTCAATTAAAAACATTTGACGTATGAAAAACAGGGGAGATATATTACAAACATTCTTTTTTAATCAATCAATCGTATGAGGTGCGCAATGTCTGATAAAGTAGAAGTTCGACAAGCTGAAATTCGTGATATACCTTACATAAAGGAACTTCTCCTGCAATTATATAACACGATATCAAACAATGAAGGACTTGATCAAATGATGATTGAACACAATCTTGCAAAGGTTTTTTCGGATGAACATTCGATACTCATTGCAGAGAAACAAGGATCAATTGTTGGTATGATCTATGTCATTTATCATCAGTCGCTTTTGCATTATGGATTGTCTGCCTGTATTGAAGAACTTGTTGTTCACAAAGGTTTCAGAGGACAGGGAATTGGGAAATTACTCGTAGAGAAAGGTGTTGAAATGGCACATGAAAAGGGATGCGTGGAGCTCGAAGTGAGTACGGAATTCACAAATAAAGAAGCTATTTCATTTTACGAGAAATTTGGTTTTAAACAAATTGGTGTTCTTCTTGAAATGGAGCTGGATTCGTGAAGAAAAGGGATGAGATATTTGCAAAGATCACTGCATATATTGAATCAGCTAAAGTTATTTCTCCCTATAAAATTGCAATTGACGGCATCGATGCTTCGGGCAAAACGATCTTTGCAGATGATTTAGCAAATTATCTAAAAAGTAAAACCAGTAGACAGATCATACGTGCATCGATCGATGGATTTCACAATCCTGAAGAGATCAGACTTCGTAAGGGAAAGCTCTCACCTGTTGGTTATTATGAGGATTCATTTGATTATGAATCTCTTAAAAAACTTCTCCTTCAACCATTAATAAGAAGTAAAAATAGAAGCATTCTCACGAGCATTTATGATTATCGTTCAAAGACTAAAACCAATGAGAATTATATCATAGCTGAAGATAACCCTATACTGCTTTTCGATGGAATTTTCCTTCTTAGAAAAGAATTATTCCATTATTGGGATCTATGTATATTTCTTGAAGTATCCTTTAAGACAGCATTAAAAAGAGCTCTGGAAAGAGATATCGACTATTTTGGTGATGAACATGTTCTCAAGATGAGATATGAACAGCGATATTTTCCGGGTCAGCAACTTTATCTCCATGAAGCCCATCCAAATCAAATTGCAGATATAGTAGTTGATAATAATGATTATCAAAATCCTGAAATATTGAGAACGCATGTTAGATAGAGACATAAAAACAGAACAGCCAATCAGGAAGATCATTCACATTGACATGGATGCTTTCTTTGCAGCTGTCGAGGTAAGGGATAATCCTGCCTACAAAGGAAAACCGCTCATTGTCGGCGGTGATCCGAATAGTAGGGGAGTTGTCGCCACATGTTCATATGAGGCGCGGAAATTTGGTATTCATTCTGCAATGGCAAGTGCTGTCGCCTACCGGTTATGTCCTCATGCGATCTTCATTCATGGAAGGTACGAGGTTTACAGCAAGATATCCAAACAAATACGGAAAATATTTGATGATTATTCCAATCTCGTTGAACCGGTCTCGATCGATGAGGCATATCTTGATGTAACCTATAACAAACTCGGAATGAAATCAGCAACACTCATTGCAAAGGATATAAAAAAGAGGATATTCCAAGAAACTAAACTCACTGCATCTGCTGGTGTATCATACAATATGTTTTTGGCTAAGATCGCTTCTGATATGGATAAGCCGGATGGATTAGTTGTTATTCCTCCAGATAAAGCAAAAGAAGTTCTGGAGGGGCTTCCGATTGGAAAATTCTATGGCATTGGCAAGGTGACGGAAAAGAAAATGCAGATACTCGGCATACTAAAGGGTAGAGATCTAAAAGCGCAATCTCTTGAAGAGCTGATAAGACATTTTGGGAAAACCGGTGAATATTATTACTACATTGTAAGGGGAATTGATAAAAGGCAGGTTACTCCTGAGAGAGACATCAAATCGATTGGGCATGAAAACACCTTCTCGACAGATATCGATGATATCAATGAAATGAAAGAGTATCTTACCTCATGTGCTGAGAAAATTGAAGAAAGAATGAAGAAACATAATGTCGCCGGACGGACGATTACACTTAAGATCAAATATCCCGATTTCTATCAGGCGACAAGAAGCCGAACACTGCAAAAACCAACGATGAATAAAGAGATTATCACACAAACCGTGTGCAATCTACTCGATGAAACACTGGTTAATAAATGCAGTGTTCGATTACTCGGTATCAGCGTTTCAAAACTGGAAACTGACGAGGTCAATCTCCCATACCAGCTTACCTTGCAATTATAAAAAAAGCCCTCAGAAGAGGGCGTAATTATACAATTTTTTTTTAAGAATTATTCGTGATGCTCGTGTTCGATTTCACTAAGCGAACCTTCGGTAAATAAATAGTCCTTCAGTTCATGATCAAAGGCAGGATCCTGTCTGCGAATCCATTCCATAAGCATTGCAGCGTGTTCCTTTTCTTCATCACGATTGTGCGCAAGTATTGATGCAAGTTCATCATCATCGCATACATCCACTCGTTGATTATACCAGTCGATTGCTTCCAATTCCTCGATTAGGGAGTTGAGGGCACGGCTCATATTTAATGTTACTTGTGAAAGTTCACGAATATCTTCATGAGTACTGTTTGCCATTATATCCTCCTGATTAATATTTTACTATACTATAAAAACATTATCTCTTGATGCAAGAAATTTTCAAAAAAATCCATAGACCTTGACATGAAATGTTTCAAACAAATCTTTTTTTTATTCGGAGGTCCAATGGATATCAAGAAAGTATCGACATTACATTTGCCGGTTGACCTGGCATACTTGCCGGCAGCTCAGGCATTTATCAATGAACTTGCCCGTCTCGCAAAGTTCTCGCAAAAGGATATTACGTTCTTTAACGTTGCAGTTGAAGAAGCAGTCACAAATGTTGTTAAGCACGCATTTCTTCCTGATGAAGAAGCAACATTCGATGTTATCTGCGAGTTGACACCAGTTGAATTCAAGGTCATTATCAAGGATAAAGGAATGCCTTTTGATCCTACTCAAGTGAAGGATTTCTCTGCAGAAAAATCATTGGAAGGCGACGAACAGGTAGGTCTTGGATTTCGACTCATGAAGGGTAGTGTCGACCAGCTTTCATTTCATAATATGGGTTATGGTGGTAAGGAAGTTCACCTTGTTAAATTCGTAGATCAAAAACATGTCGAAAAGTATTTCCAAAAATCTGAAATGCAGGCATTCGAACAGCCGAAATATAAATCAAAAGAAGAAAGAGTGAAGATTCCATACCATGTGGAACTCCTCCAGAAAGATCAGGCGATCGAGATATCACAATGTGCTTATCGAACCTATGGCTACACATATATTATGGAAAATATTTACTATCCTGAACGACTGATCGAAATGACCAAGTCTGGTGAACTTATCTCAGCTGTTGCTGTATGTGATGACACTGGCGAAGCAATGAGTCATTGTGCGTTGGAGCGTTTTGGTAAAAAGTGGGATACACCTGAACTGGGAATGGCATTTACCAAACCGAAATTCCGAGGTCAGGGTGCTATGATATCCTTGAATGAGTTTCTTGAATTGGAAGCAAAAGATAAAATGATCAAAGGTATGTATGCAAAAGGAGTTACAACACATCCCTTTTCGCAAAAAGCATTACTTAGAAGTGGTTTCCAAGATGCCGCAATACTCATTGGATTATCACCTCCGAAAACATTCGAGGGTATGAAAGATCAGGGAGTCCAGCGGGAAACACTTGTCCTAAGTTATAAAAAACTCTTAGAGCAAAATGTAGAAATATATATACCAATGCATCACAAAAAGATAATAGAGAAGATTTATAAGAATATTGAGATCGATGCGCATCTGAATACAACGGACTCTTCAAAAAAGAAGAAGAAAGATATGATACAGTCTGATGTGGAAATCGAAGTGAAGGATACTCTTAATTTTGGGAATATATATATCAATGACAGTGGTTATAATATCAAACTTGAGATCAAGCAGCGATTGAAAGAACTCTGTCAGAAAAAGATTGAGACTGTAAATCTTTATATCGATCTCTGCGATGAAAATTCAGTAAAATATATTGAGGATTTCGAATCGCTAGGCTTTTTCTTTTCTGGGGTGTTCCCTAGTAATAAGAAGCAGTTTCTCATCCTTCAGTATCTTAATAATGTTCCTATTGATTATTCTAAGATTGTACTTGTTTCTGATTTTGCCCAGGAGCTTGGAAAATACGTTCAGGAATGTGATCCGAATCAGAAGTGAAGTTTCAGTAATTATCGCTAAGCTAAGCAGTCAAGTTTAAGAGTTAACGCGTTATTGACACGTAGAATTTTATACACAATAATAAATGTTACAGTCCTTGACAAATGTATTTCTACATATATCCTTTTTTTTACATTTGGAGGTTCAATGAAACTTAAAAAAATATCGACACTACATGTACCAGCGGACCTGGCATACCTTGCGGCAATACAGGCGTTTATAAATGAACTTGCACGCATTGCCAAATTCTCTCAAAAGGATATTACATTTTTCAGCGTTGCTGTTGAGGAAGCAGTTACAAATGTTGTAAAACACGCATTCCTACCTGAACAAAAAGAGCACTTTGATGTCATTTGTGAATTAACACCAATTGAATTCAAGGTTATCATCCGAGATAAAGGATTACCTTTTGATCCTGATCGTGTAAAGGATTTCTCGGCTGAGAAATCTCTTGATGGAGATGAGCAGGTAGGGCTTGGTTTCAGGTTAATGAAGGGAAGTGTTGATAAAATATCATTTCATAATTTGGGTTATGGGGGTAAAGAAGTCCAGCTTGTAAAATTTATTGATCAGAAGCATATCGATGAATATCTTAAAACCTCTCAAATGGAAGCGTATGATGAACCTGAATTTGTGGCGAAAAAAGAAATTGTGAGAATTCCTTTCCATACGATGCTTCTGCAGCCAAGTCAGGCAGTCGAGATATCGCAATGTGCTTATAGAGCGTATGGTTATACATATTTGATGGAAAATATCTATTATCCTGAACGTCTTATTGAAATGAATAAAACAGGTGAACTTATCTCTGCCGTTGCGGTGTCAGATTTAAATAATGAAGTGCTGGGACATATTGCACTTGAGTTTTTTGGAAGAAAGAAAAAGATTCCTGAGCTGGGCATGGCATTCACAAAACCAAAATTCCGCAGACAGGGATGCATGAAACATCTGAGTGAATTTCTCGAAAACCAAGTTATGAAAAGAGGTGTTAAAGGTATCTATGCTGATGCCGTAACAGTTCATCCATATTCACAAAAAGCACTTCTCGGTATTGGTTACAAATCTGCTGGTTTGCGTATCGGTCTTGATCCGCCACGATCCTTTAAAAGTATGGAAAATCAATGTACACAGCGTGAGACATTGGTGCTTATGTATAAGATGTTAATTCCCCAGGATGTCCAGGTCTTTGTACCGATTCATCATAAAAGCATTATTGAGAAAATATATAAACATCTCGGGATCAATGCAGATGTTCAGACACTTGAGGGTATTGACGAAGATAAGAGTACGGTGGTTCAGTCTGATGTGGAAGTTGATGTCGTAGAATCAGCCGGGATTGCAAGTTTTATTGTGAATTCAATTGGCAATAATTTTCTTGAAGAGATTAAGTACCGGCTTAGAGACTTGTGCCTGAAAAGGATTGAAATAATTGATCTTCGTCTGGATATGTGTGATAGAAATCTTATGAAATTCGTTCCTCAACTGGAAATGCTTGGATTCTTCTTCTCAGGCGTATTACCCGATGATGATAAACAGTATCTCCTGCTTCAGTATCTTAACAATGTTCCTATCGATTATGATAAAATTATGTGTGAATCTGAGTTTGCTAAGGAATTAAAAGAGTATGTTAAACAGTGTGATTCGAACAGGTTGTAGGAGTGCTATTCTTCTTCTTTCTTGAATAGTCTATCCAGGTTGAACACCTGGTGCAGCAACACTGCAAGAATTGTTGTGGTTGGCAGGGGATCGGTAAAGAATGTCTTGATGAGTTCCGGTGAACGTGCATAAAGTTCCGGGAGCATTGCTGTACTCAATCCAAAGATAAGTGAGATCCCAACAACAAAGGTTTTTCGTGTATCCCATTTCTGGCTGAACATCTCCTTCAAACCGGTGCATATCATAAAGCAGCCGGAAAAAACAATCGAAGCACCGAGAACCGGTTTGGGAATTAGGGAAAGTGCAGTAATAAGTTTCGGGAAAAATGCCAGGATGATAAAGATCGCACCTGCTACCACACTGATCCAGCGACTCACCACTTTTGTGACACCTGCAAGACCGATATTACTGGAGGATGTATCAACAGCCATACCGCCGATCAGTCCGGCAAATGCAGTTGACAAGCCGTCTGCTATTAAACCCTTTCTGATAGGAGTAAAATTCACTTCT
Encoded proteins:
- a CDS encoding GNAT family N-acetyltransferase; its protein translation is MKLKKISTLHVPADLAYLAAIQAFINELARIAKFSQKDITFFSVAVEEAVTNVVKHAFLPEQKEHFDVICELTPIEFKVIIRDKGLPFDPDRVKDFSAEKSLDGDEQVGLGFRLMKGSVDKISFHNLGYGGKEVQLVKFIDQKHIDEYLKTSQMEAYDEPEFVAKKEIVRIPFHTMLLQPSQAVEISQCAYRAYGYTYLMENIYYPERLIEMNKTGELISAVAVSDLNNEVLGHIALEFFGRKKKIPELGMAFTKPKFRRQGCMKHLSEFLENQVMKRGVKGIYADAVTVHPYSQKALLGIGYKSAGLRIGLDPPRSFKSMENQCTQRETLVLMYKMLIPQDVQVFVPIHHKSIIEKIYKHLGINADVQTLEGIDEDKSTVVQSDVEVDVVESAGIASFIVNSIGNNFLEEIKYRLRDLCLKRIEIIDLRLDMCDRNLMKFVPQLEMLGFFFSGVLPDDDKQYLLLQYLNNVPIDYDKIMCESEFAKELKEYVKQCDSNRL